The following proteins are co-located in the Toxotes jaculatrix isolate fToxJac2 chromosome 9, fToxJac2.pri, whole genome shotgun sequence genome:
- the LOC121186999 gene encoding olfactory receptor 11A1-like: MKNSTQVSYFTLAAYFDTGAFEFLYFMIVMLLYFFILCANVLLIVVICMNRSLHEPMYLFLCSLFVNEVYGSTGLFPLLLAQILSDIHTVSAYLCYLQIYFVHCYGTVEYINLAVMSYDRYLAICYPLQYNTRMTTNKTATLIAVAWLYGVLTCGIMISLSSSLQLCGNIIYKVYCDNYSVVKLACSDISAINVYGLIISFGTIISPLILILYTYMRILKVCFSGSKQTRQKAVSTCTPHLASLLNFTLGASFELLQSRFDMNSVPNMLRIFLSLYWLTCQPLLNPLLYGVNISKIRIICKSLLFAKM; this comes from the coding sequence ATGAAAAACTCCACACAGGTTTCATATTTTACACTCGCTGCCTACTTTGACACCGGTGCTTTTGAATTCTTATATTTCATGATTGTTatgttgttatatttttttatcctttgtgccaatgtgctgctgattgtgGTCATCTGTATGAACAGAAGCTTACATGAGCCTATgtacctgtttctgtgcagcctgtttgtaAATGAAGTGTATGGTAGCACAGGGCTGTTTCCATTGCTCCTGGCTCAGATTCTCTCTGACAttcacactgtttctgcttATCTTTGCTATCTGCAGATTTATTTCGTGCATTGTTATGGGACTGTAGAGTATATAAACTTAGCCGTCATGTCCTATGACAGATACCTTGCTATTTGTTATCCTCTACAATATAACACACGTATGACAACTAACAAGACTGCCACACTGATTGCTGTGGCATGGCTCTATGGTGTTCTTACATGTGGTATCATGATTTCTTTGAGTTCCTCTTTACAGCTGTGTGGAAACATCATTTACAAAGTTTACTGTGATAATTACTCTGTTGTGAAGCTGGCCTGTTCTGACATCTCAGCGATTAATGTTTATGGACTCATTATTTCTTTTGGCACAATCATTAGTCCTTTAATTTTAATCCTTTACACTTACATGAGGATCcttaaagtgtgtttctcaggctccaaacagaccagacagaaagctgtcagTACCTGCACACCTCACCTCGCTTCCCTGCTCAACTTTACTCTCGGGGCTAGCTTTGAACTATTACAGAGCAGATTTGATATGAACAGTGTGCCCAACATGCTGCGGATATTTTTATCCCTGTACTGGCTCACGTGTCAGCCGCTCCTAAACCCTTTACTGTACGGTGTGAACATCTCCAAAATCCGTATCATATGCAAAAGTCTGCTCTTTGCTAAAATGTAG
- the LOC121187225 gene encoding olfactory receptor 52D1-like, translated as MRMMVNSTQVSYFTLTAFFDTGLLRYLYFMIVMLLYLLILCANVLLIVIICMNRSLHEPMYLFLCSLFVNELLGSTGLFPLLLVQILSDVHTVSASLCFLQIFCVYSYVVIQFSNLSITSYDRYLAICCPLQYNTRMTFHKVAVLIALSWLYPFLTVFILLSLTVPLQLCGNIIPKVYCDNYYIVKLACSDTRVNNIYGLVVTSLAISCPVTLILYTYMRILKVCFSGSKQTRQKAVSTCTPHLASLLNFSFGMSFEILQSRFDMNSVPNMLRIFLSLYWLTCQPLLNPLLYGVNMSSIRNICKKLIFAES; from the coding sequence atgaggatgatggtgAACTCCACACAGGTTTCATATTTCACACTCACTGCCTTTTTTGACACTGGGCTCTTAAGATACTTGTATTTCATGATTGTTATGTTGTTATATCTTTTAATCCTTTGTGCCaatgtgctgctgattgtgATCATCTGTATGAACAGAAGCTTACATGAGCCTATgtacctgtttctgtgcagcctgtttgtaAATGAACTGCTTGGTAGCACAGGGCTGTTTCCATTGCTCCTGGTTCAGATTCTCTCTGACGttcacactgtttctgcttctctgtgtttcctgcagatCTTCTGTGTTTATTCCTATGTGGTCATACAGTTTAGTAATTTATCCATCACGTCTTATGACAGATACCTTGCTATCTGCTGTCCTCTGCAATACAACACACGAATGACATTTCACAAGGTTGCCGTGCTCATTGCTCTATCATGGTTGTACCCATTCCTCACGGTTTTTATTTTGCTCTCACTGACTGTCCCTTTACAGCTGTGTGGGAACATAATTCCCAAAGTTTACTGCGACAACTATTATATTGTCAAATTGGCCTGTTCTGACACCAGAGTCAATAACATCTATGGACTTGTGGTCACTTCTCTAGCAATCTCATGTCCAGTAACACTGATCCTCTACACTTACATGAGGATCcttaaagtgtgtttctcaggctccaaacagaccagacagaaagctgtcagTACCTGCACACCTCACCTCGCTTCCCTGCTCAACTTTTCCTTTGGGATGTCCTTTGAAATATTACAGAGCAGGTTTGATATGAACAGTGTGCCCAACATGCTGCGGATATTTTTATCCCTGTACTGGCTCACGTGTCAGCCGCTCCTAAACCCTTTACTGTACGGTGTGAATATGTCGAGTATCCGTAACATTTGTAAAAAGCTGATTTTTGCTGAAAGTTAA
- the LOC121187001 gene encoding olfactory receptor 52D1-like — protein sequence MVNSTQVSYFTLTAFFDTGLLRYLYFMIVMLLYLLILCANVLLIVVICMNRSLHEPMYLFLCSLFVNELYGSTGLFPLLLVQILSDVHTVSASLCFLQIFCAYTYASIQFSNLSIMSYDRYLAICCPLQYNTRMTFHKVTVLIALSWFFPFLAVFILLSLTVPLQLCGNIIPKVYCDNYYIVKLACSDTTVNNIYGLVATSLAVLCPVALILYTYMRILKVCFSGSKQTRQKAVSTCTPHLASLLNFSFGMSFEILQSRFNMNSVPNMLRIFLSLYWLTCQPLLNPLLYGVNMSSIRNICKKLIFA from the coding sequence ATGGTGAACTCCACACAGGTTTCATATTTCACACTCACTGCCTTTTTTGACACCGGGCTCTTAAGATACTTGTATTTCATGATTGTTATGTTGTTATATCTTTTAATCCTTTGTGCCaatgtgctgctgattgtgGTCATCTGTATGAACAGAAGCTTACATGAGCCTATgtacctgtttctgtgcagcctgtttgtaaatgaactgtATGGTAGCACAGGGCTGTTTCCATTGCTCCTGGTTCAGATTCTCTCTGACGttcacactgtttctgcttctctgtgtttcctgcagatCTTCTGTGCTTATACCTATGCAAGCATACAGTTTAGTAATTTATCCATCATGTCTTATGACAGATACCTTGCTATCTGCTGTCCTCTGCAGTACAACACACGAATGACATTTCACAAGGTTACCGTGCTCATTGCTCTATCATGGTTTTTCCCATTTCTTGCGGTTTTTATTTTGCTCTCACTGACTGTCCCTTTACAGCTGTGTGGGAACATCATTCCCAAAGTTTACTGCGACAACTATTATATTGTCAAACTGGCCTGTTCTGACACCACAGTCAATAACATCTATGGACTCGTTGCCACTTCTCTCGCAGTCTTATGTCCAGTAGCACTGATCCTTTACACTTACATGAGGATCcttaaagtgtgtttctcaggctccaaacagaccagacagaaagctgtcagTACCTGCACACCTCACCTCGCTTCCCTGCTCAACTTTTCCTTTGGGATGTCCTTTGAAATATTACAGAGCAGGTTTAATATGAACAGTGTGCCCAACATGCTGCGGATATTTTTATCCCTGTACTGGCTCACGTGTCAGCCGCTCCTAAACCCTTTACTGTACGGTGTGAATATGTCGAGTATCCGTAACATTTGTAAAAAGCTGATTTTTGCTTGA
- the LOC121187226 gene encoding olfactory receptor 142-like, producing MVNSTQVSYFTLTAFFDTGLLRYLYFMIVMLLYLLILCANVLLIVVICVNRSLHEPMYLFLCSLFVNELLGSTGLFPLLLVQILSDVHTVSASLCFVQIFCAYSYAIIQFSNLSIMSYDRYLAICCPLQYNTRMTFHKVTVLIALSWFFPFLAVFILLSLTVPLQLCGNIIPKVYCDNYYIVKLACSDTTVNNIYGLISTSLAISCPVTLILYTYMKILKVCLSGSKQTRQKAVSTCTPHLASLLNFSFGMSFEILQSRFDMNSVPNMLRIFLSLYWLTCQPLLNPLLYGVNMSSIRNICKKLIFADLKISLGHMKETFHLHPKGLDHLKPFR from the exons ATGGTGAACTCCACACAGGTTTCATATTTCACACTCACTGCCTTTTTTGACACCGGGCTCTTAAGATACTTGTATTTCATGATTGTTATGTTGTTATATCTTTTAATCCTTTGTGCCaatgtgctgctgattgtggtcatctgtgtgaacagaagcttacatgagcctatgtacctgtttctgtgcagcctgtttgtaAATGAACTGCTTGGTAGCACAGGGCTGTTTCCATTGCTCCTGGTTCAGATTCTCTCTGACGttcacactgtttctgcttctctgtgtttcgTGCAGATCTTCTGTGCTTATTCCTATGCGATCATACAGTTTAGTAATTTATCCATCATGTCTTATGACAGATACCTTGCTATCTGCTGTCCTCTGCAGTACAACACACGAATGACATTTCACAAGGTTACTGTGCTCATTGCTCTATCATGGTTTTTCCCATTTCTTGCGGTTTTTATTTTGCTCTCACTGACTGTCCCTTTACAGCTGTGTGGGAACATCATTCCCAAAGTTTACTGCGACAACTATTATATTGTCAAACTGGCCTGTTCTGACACCACAGTCAATAACATCTATGGACTCATTTCCACTTCTCTCGCAATCTCATGTCCAGTGACACTGATCCTTTACACCTACATGAAGATCCTTAAAGTGTGTCTCTCTGGCTCcaaacagaccagacagaaagctgtcagTACCTGCACACCTCACCTCGCTTCCCTGCTCAACTTTTCCTTTGGGATGTCCTTTGAAATATTACAGAGCAGGTTTGATATGAACAGTGTGCCCAACATGCTGCGGATATTTTTATCCCTGTACTGGCTCACGTGTCAGCCGCTCCTAAACCCTTTACTGTACGGCGTGAATATGTCGAGTATCCGTAACATTTGTAAAAAGCTGATTTTTGCTGATTTGAAAATT AGTCTCGGTCACATGAAGGAAACGTTTCACCTCCATCCAAAGGGCTTAGATCACCTGAAGCCTTTCAGATGA
- the LOC121187000 gene encoding olfactory receptor 11A1-like, whose amino-acid sequence MVNSTQVSYFTLTAFFDTGLLRYLYFMIVMLLYMFIVCANVLLIVVICMNRSLHEPMYLFLCSLFVNELYGSTGLFPFLLVQILSDVHTVSASLCFLQIFCVYSYASGEFFNLAIMSYDRYLAICYPLQYSTRMTHSKITVLIALTWFYASVLCFIPVSLTVPLQLCGNIIPKVYCDNYYIVKLACSDTRVNNIYGLVATSLTVLCPVALILYTYMRILKVCLSGSKQTRQKAVSTCTPHLASLLNFSFGVSFEILQSRFNMNSVPNMLRIFLSLYWLTCQPLLNPLLYGVNMSSIRNICKKLIFA is encoded by the coding sequence ATGGTGAACTCCACACAGGTTTCATATTTCACACTCACTGCCTTTTTTGACACCGGGCTCTTAAGATACTTGTATTTCATGATTGTTATGTTGTTATATATGTTCATTGTTTGTGCCaatgtgctgctgattgtgGTCATCTGTATGAACAGAAGCTTACATGAGCCTATgtacctgtttctgtgcagcctgtttgtaaatgaactgtATGGTAGCACAGGGCTGTTTCCATTCCTCCTGGTTCAGATTCTCTCTGACGTTCACAcagtttctgcttctctgtgtttcctgcagatCTTCTGTGTTTATTCATATGCAAGTGGAGAATTTTTCAACTTAGCCATCATGTCTTATGACAGATACCTTGCTATCTGTTACCCTCTGCAGTATAGCACACGTATGACACATAGTAAGATCACAGTGCTTATTGCTCTAACGTGGTTTTAtgcttctgttttatgttttattccaGTTTCACTGACTGTCCCTTTACAGCTGTGTGGGAACATCATTCCCAAAGTTTACTGCGACAACTATTATATTGTCAAACTGGCCTGTTCTGACACCAGAGTCAATAACATCTATGGACTCGTTGCCACTTCTCTCACAGTCTTATGTCCAGTAGCACTGATCCTTTACACTTACATGAGGATCCTTAAAGTGTGTCTCTCAGGCTCcaaacagaccagacagaaagctgtcagTACCTGCACACCTCACCTCGCTTCCCTGCTCAACTTTTCCTTTGGGGTTTCCTTTGAAATATTACAGAGCAGGTTTAATATGAACAGTGTGCCCAACATGCTGCGGATATTTTTATCCCTGTACTGGCTCACGTGTCAGCCGCTCCTAAACCCTTTACTGTACGGCGTGAATATGTCGAGTATCCGTAACATTTGTAAAAAGCTGATTTTTGCTTGA
- the LOC121187003 gene encoding olfactory receptor 142-like, whose amino-acid sequence MMKNSTQVSYFTLAAYFDTGAFEFICFMIVMLLYLLILCANVLLIVVICMNRSLHEPMYLFLCSLFVNELYGSTGLFPFLLVQILSDVHTVSASLCFLQIFCVYTYASIQFSNLSIMSYDRYLAICCPLQYNTRMTFHKVAVLISLSWLYPFLAIFVLISLTIPLQLCGNIIPKVYCDNYSIVKLSCSDTTVNNVYGIIYTFTTVVLVLLILYTYMRILKVCFSGSKQTRQKAVSTCTPHLASLLNFSCGCFFEIVQNRFDMNRVPNMLRIFLSLYWLTCQPLFNPVMYGLNVTKIRITCKSVIFGKM is encoded by the coding sequence ATGATGAAAAACTCCACACAGGTTTCATATTTCACACTCGCTGCCTACTTTGACACCGGTGCTTTTGAATTCATATGTTTCATGATTGTTATGTTGTTATATCTTTTAATCCTTTGTGCCaatgtgctgctgattgtgGTCATCTGTATGAACAGAAGCTTACATGAGCCTATgtacctgtttctgtgcagcctgtttgtaaatgaactgtATGGTAGCACAGGGCTGTTTCCATTCCTCCTGGTTCAGATTCTCTCTGACGttcacactgtttctgcttctctgtgtttcctgcagatCTTCTGTGTTTATACCTATGCGAGCATACAGTTTAGTAATTTATCCATCATGTCTTATGACAGATACCTTGCTATCTGCTGTCCTCTGCAGTACAACACACGAATGACATTTCACAAGGTTGCCGTGCTCATTTCTCTGTCGTGGTTGTACCCATTTCTTGcgatttttgttttgatatctCTGACCATCCCTTTACAGCTGTGTGGGAACATCATTCCCAAAGTTTACTGTGACAACTACTCCATCGTCAAACTGTCCTGTTCTGACACCACAGTCAACAACGTCTATGGAATAATTTACACTTTTACAACAGTTGTTCTTGTCCTTTTAATCCTTTACACTTACATGAGGATCcttaaagtgtgtttctcaggctccaaacagaccagacagaaagctgtcagTACCTGCACACCTCACCTCGCTTCCCTGCTCAACTTCTCTTGTGGTTGTTTCTTTGAAATTGTACAGAACAGATTTGATATGAATCGTGTGCCTAATATGTTGCGGATATTTTTATCGTTATACTGGCTCACGTGTCAGCCGCTCTTTAACCCAGTGATGTACGGACTGAATGTAACCAAAATCCGCATCACATGTAAAAGTGTTATCTTTGGTAAAATGTAA
- the LOC121186996 gene encoding olfactory receptor 142-like, with product MLNSTRVSYFTLAAYFDTGLLKYLYFVIVMSLYIATVGSNVLLIVVICVNRSLHEPMYLFLCSLFVNELYGSTGLFPFLLVQILSDVHTVSASLCFLQVYCLYTYANVEFCNLAVMSYDRYLSICYPLQYNSRMTFHKVTMLMALIWVFPFIEVAVMIFLTVPLQLCGNIISKVYCDNYSIVKLSCSDTTVNNVYGLVYTCAIVAAVVVLILYTYMRILKVCFSGSKQTRQKAVSTCTPHLASLLNFCLGGFFEILQSRFDMSSVPIMLRIFLSLYFLTCQPLFNPVIYGLRLYKIRSLCKSLVFGKM from the coding sequence ATGCTGAACTCTACTCGTGTTTCATATTTCACTCTTGCTGCCTACTTTGACACCGGGCttcttaaatatttatatttcgTGATTGTCATGTCATTATATATTGCAACTGTCGGTTCCaatgtgctgctgattgtggtcatctgtgtgaacagaagcttacatgagcctatgtacctgtttctgtgcagcctgtttgtaaatgaactgtATGGTAGCACAGGGCTGTTTCCATTCCTCCTGGTTCAGATTCTCTCTGACGttcacactgtttctgcttctctgtgtttcctgcaggtgTATTGTTTGTACACATACGCAAATGTGGAGTTTTGCAATTTAGCCGTCATGTCTTACGACAGATACCTCTCTATCTGTTATCCTCTACAATATAACTCACGTATGACATTTCACAAGGTCACCATGCTTATGGCTCTAATATGGGTTTTCCCATTTATTGAAGTTGCTGTCATGATATTTCTGACTGTCCCTTTACAGCTGTGTGGGAACATCATCAGCAAAGTTTACTGTGACAACTACTCCATTGTCAAACTGTCCTGTTCTGACACCACAGTCAACAATGTCTATGGACTTGTATACACATGTGCCATAGTAGCTGCTGTTGTAGTTTTAATCCTTTACACTTACATGAGGATCcttaaagtgtgtttctcaggctccaaacagaccagacagaaagctgtcagTACCTGCACACCTCACCTCGCTTCTCTGCTCAACTTCTGTCTGGGTGGTTTCTTTGAAATATTACAGAGCAGGTTTGATATGAGCAGCGTGCCTATTATGTTGcgcatttttttgtcattatatTTTCTAACGTGCCAGCCGCTCTTCAACCCTGTGATCTACGGACTGAGACTGTATAAAATACGTAGCTTATGTAAAAGTCTGGTCTTtggtaaaatgtaa
- the LOC121186995 gene encoding olfactory receptor 142-like produces the protein MVNSTHISFFTFSAYFDSSNFKYLCFVAVMCLYVLMVCANVLLIVIICMNRSLHEPMYLFLCSLFVNELYGSTGLFPFLLVQILSDVHTVSASLCFLQIFCVYTYGGVEFLSLAVMSYDRYLAICHPLQYNTRMTSTKIAMLIALSWLSPFLVNVALIYLIVPLQLCGNIINKVYCDNYSIVKLSCNDTTVNNIFGLVLTSLTILCPVTLILYTYVKILKVCFSGSKQTRQKAVSTCTPHLASLLNFSFGVSFEILQSRFDMNSLPNMLRIFLSLYFLTCQPLFNPVMYGLNLSKIRIMCKSLVFAEL, from the coding sequence ATGGTGAACTCCACTCACATTTCATTCTTCACATTCAGCGCCTATTTTGACAGCAGCAATTTTAAATATCTGTGTTTTGTGGCTGTTATGTGCTTATACGTTCTCATGGTTTGTGCCaatgtgctgctgattgtgATCATCTGTATGAACAGAAGCTTACATGAGCCTATgtacctgtttctgtgcagcctgtttgtaaatgaactgtATGGTAGCACAGGGCTGTTTCCATTCCTCCTGGTTCAGATTCTCTCTGACGttcacactgtttctgcttctctgtgtttcctgcagatTTTCTGCGTTTATACATATGGAGGTGTCGAATTTTTGAGCTTAGCCGTCATGTCATATGACAGATACCTGGCTATCTGTCACCCTTTACAATATAACACACGAATGACGTCTACCAAGATCGCCATGCTCATCGCTTTAAGCTGGTTATCTCCTTTTCTTGTCAATGTTGCTCTGATATACTTAATTGTCCCTTTACAGCTGTGTGGGAACATCATTAACAAAGTTTACTGTGACAACTACTCCATTGTCAAACTGTCCTGTAACGACACCACAGTCAACAACATCTTTGGACTCGTTCTCACTTCTCTTACAATCTTATGTCCTGTAACTTTAATCCTTTACACTTATGTAAAGATCcttaaagtgtgtttctcaggctccaaacagaccagacagaaagctgtcagTACCTGCACACCTCACCTCGCTTCCCTGCTCAACTTTTCCTTTGGAGTTTCCTTTGAAATATTACAGAGCAGGTTTGACATGAACAGTTTACCAAACATGCTGCGgatatttttatcattatattttCTAACGTGCCAGCCGCTGTTTAACCCTGTGATGTACGGACTGAATTTGTCAAAAATCCGCATCATGTGTAAAAGTCTGGTCTTTGCTGAACTGTAG
- the LOC121186998 gene encoding olfactory receptor 142-like has translation MVNSTHISFFTFSAYFDSSSFKYLCFVAVMCLYVLTVFSNVLLIVVICMNRSLHEPMYLFVCSLFVNELYGSTGLFPFLLVQILSDVHTVSASFCFLQIFCVYTYGCVEFANLAVMSYDRYLAICHPLQYNTRMTSTKIAMLIALSWLSPFLAIVVLISLLVPLQLCGNIINKVYCDNYSIVKLSCNDTTVNNIYGLVATSLTILCPVTLILYTYMRILKVCFSGSKQTRQKAVSTCTPHLASLLNFSFGCFFEILQSRFNMNSLPNILRIFLSLYFLTCQPLFNPVMYGLNMSKIRVICKSLVFAEV, from the coding sequence ATGGTGAACTCCACTCACATTTCATTCTTCACATTCAGCGCCtattttgacagcagcagttttaaatatctGTGTTTTGTGGCTGTTATGTGCTTATACGTTCTTACGGTTTTTTCCaatgtgctgctgattgtgGTCATCTGTATGAACAGAAGCTTACATGAGCCTATGtacctgtttgtgtgcagcctgtttgtaaatgaactgtATGGTAGCACAGGGCTGTTTCCATTCCTCCTGGTTCAGATTCTCTCTGACGttcacactgtttctgcttCGTTTTGCTTCCTGcagattttctgtgtttatacATATGGATGTGTAGAATTTGCCAACTTAGCCGTCATGTCATATGACAGATACCTGGCTATCTGTCACCCTTTACAATATAACACACGAATGACGTCTACCAAGATCGCCATGCTCATCGCTTTAAGCTGGTTATCTCCTTTTCTTGCTATTGTTGTTCTGATATCCTTACTTGTCCCTTTACAGCTGTGTGGGAACATCATTAACAAAGTTTACTGTGACAACTACTCCATTGTCAAACTGTCCTGTAACGACACCACAGTCAATAACATCTATGGACTTGTTGCCACTTCTCTTACAATCTTATGTCCTGTAACTTTAATCCTTTACACCTACATGAGGATCcttaaagtgtgtttctcaggctccaaacagaccagacagaaagctgtcagTACCTGCACACCTCACCTCGCTTCCCTGCTCAACTTTTCCTTTGGTTGTTTCTTTGAAATATTACAGAGCAGGTTTAACATGAACAGTTTACCAAACATACTGCGgatatttttatcattatattttCTAACGTGCCAGCCGCTGTTTAACCCCGTGATGTACGGACTGAATATGTCAAAAATCCGTGTCATATGTAAAAGTCTGGTCTTTGCTGAAGTGTAG
- the LOC121186992 gene encoding olfactory receptor 2A14-like, which translates to MINSTLSYFILSAYIQAGTLKYLYFMLTALTYTVILVANTSLIVVICMNRSLHEPMYLFLCSLFVNELYGSTGLFPLLLVQILSDVHTVSASLCFLQIFCLYTYAHVEFCNLAVMSYDRYLAICCPLQYNTRMTFHKALICVAVLWLYSFVKFLVTLSLNIRLPLCGNVINSLYCHNFLVVKLACSDTEVNNIYGLFGVVLTVLVPLLPILFSYMKILKVCFSGSKQTRQKAVSTCTPQLVSLLNFSFGCCFEILQSRFDTSGVPTALRVILSLYFLIIQPLLNPVMYGMQMSKIRNTCKHIFCYKKLTGCSDTM; encoded by the coding sequence ATGATTAATTCAACTTTATCTTACTTCATTCTTAGTGCTTACATACAAGCAGGAACTCTGAAATACTTGTATTTCATGTTAACTGCACTGACGTACACTGTGATTCTCGTTGCCAACACGTCTCTGATTGTGGTCATCTGTATGAACAGAAGCTTACATGAGCCTATgtacctgtttctgtgcagcctgtttgtaaatgaactgtATGGTAGCACAGGACTGTTTCCATTGCTCCTGGTTCAGATTCTCTCTGACGTTCACactgtctctgcttctctgtgtttcctgcagatCTTCTGCTtgtacacatatgcacatgtgGAGTTTTGTAATTTAGCCGTCATGTCTTATGACAGGTACCTGGCTATCTGCTGTCCTCTGCAGTATAACACGCGCATGACATTTCACAAAGCCCTTATCTGCGTTGCTGTACTCTGGTTGTACTCGTTTGTGAAATTTCTAGTTACTTTGTCCTTAAACATCCGTTTGCCGCTTTGTGGAAACGTCATAAACAGCTTGTATTGTCATAACTTCCTTGTAGTTAAGTTGGCCTGTTCTGACACTGAAGTCAATAACATCTACGGTCTGTTTGGTGTTGTTCTCACCGTCTTAGTTCCTCTGCTTCCAATCCTTTTCTCGTACATGAAAATTcttaaagtgtgtttctcaggttccaaacagaccagacagaaagcTGTGAGTACCTGCACACCTCAGCTCGTGTCTCTGCTCAACTTCTCTTTTGGCTGCTGCTTTGAGATACTTCAGAGTAGGTTTGATACGAGCGGCGTTCCCACCGCGCTGCGTGTCATCCTGTCTCTGTATTTTCTCATCATACAGCCACTTTTGAATCCCGTCATGTATGGAATGCAAATGTCCAAAATAcgaaacacatgtaaacatatcTTCTGTTATAAAAAGTTAACTGGTTGCAGTGATACTATGTAG
- the LOC121187002 gene encoding olfactory receptor 10A6-like: MLNSTISYFILEAYIHVGTLRYFYFMITAVMYTVILVANTSLIVVICMNRSLHEPMYLFLCSLFVNELYGSTGLFPLLLVQILSDVHTVSASLCFLQIFCLYTYVNVEFCNLAVMSYDRYLAICCPLQYNSRMTSSKVFIFIILLWSYCFVKFLITLSLNIRLTLCGNIINSLYCRNYLVVKLACSDTEVNNIYGLFATAGSVLVPLLPILFSYTKILKVCFSGSKQTRQKAVSTCTPQLVSLLNFTFGCCFEILQSRFDTSGVPTVLRIILSLYFVVLQPLLNPVMYGMQMSKMRSACRQLLCHKKLSVHKDGL; encoded by the coding sequence ATGCTGAATTCAACTATATCATATTTCATTCTTGAAGCGTATATACACGTAGGAACTCTGAGATACTTTTATTTCATGATAACTGCAGTGATGTACACCGTGATTCTCGTTGCCAACACATCTCTGATTGTGGTCATCTGTATGAACAGAAGCTTACATGAGCCTATgtacctgtttctgtgcagcctgtttgtaaatgaactgtATGGTAGCACAGGGCTGTTTCCATTGCTCCTGGTTCAGATTCTCTCTGACGttcacactgtttctgcttCGCTGTGTTTCCTGCAGATTTTCTGCTTGTACACATATGTAAATGTAGAGTTTTGTAATTTAGCCGTCATGTCTTATGACAGATACCTGGCTATCTGCTGTCCTCTACAATATAACTCACGTATGACGTCTAGCAAGGTgtttatctttattattttactCTGGTCGTACTGTTTTGTGAAATTCTTAATTACTTTATCCTTAAACATCCGTTTGACCCTGTGTGGAAACATCATAAACAGTTTGTACTGTAGAAATTACCTCGTTGTGAAGTTGGCCTGTTCTGACACTGAAGTCAACAACATCTATGGACTTTTTGCCACTGCTGGGTCCGTCTTAGTTCCTCTGCTTCCAATCCTTTTCTCTTACACAAAGATTcttaaagtgtgtttctcaggttccaaacagaccagacagaaagcTGTGAGTACCTGCACACCTCAGCTCGTGTCTCTGCTCAATTTCACTTTTGGCTGCTGCTTTGAGATACTTCAGAGTAGGTTTGATACGAGCGGCGTTCCCACCGTGTTGCGTATCATCCTGTCGTTATATTTTGTAGTGCTGCAACCACTTTTAAATCCCGTCATGTATGGAATGCAAATGTCCAAAATGCGAAGTGCGTGTAGACAACTCCTCTGTCATAAAAAGCTGAGTGTTCACAAGGATGGTTTGTAG